A stretch of the bacterium genome encodes the following:
- a CDS encoding Zn-dependent alcohol dehydrogenase, producing MRAAILREVGKPLSVEEIEVDPPREGEVLVKMAAAGVCHSDYHAMNGELPAPMPIILGHEGSGVVEEVGPGVTSLKKGDHVVSVWRYSCGHCEYCITARPALCGDGWKMRSEGVLSDGTRRFRQGKSEISHHLGVSTFSEYSVMSEKSALKIREDMPLDKAAVVSCAVITGVGAVLNGANIRPGESIAIFGAGGIGLNAVQGALLAGAEPIIAVDLMQNKLEMAKKFGATHLINASDEDPIKRIREITGGKGVHCAIEAIGIPEVTAQAFESLRSGGTAVMIGITSPTSKTAIPTLSLVTQEKKLVGSIYGSSVPRFMVPRLIELYMAGKLNLDDLLTRSYPLDQINE from the coding sequence ATGAGAGCCGCCATACTTCGCGAAGTCGGAAAACCGCTTTCCGTGGAAGAAATCGAGGTCGATCCCCCGCGCGAGGGAGAGGTGCTCGTCAAAATGGCCGCCGCCGGCGTGTGCCACAGCGACTACCACGCCATGAACGGTGAGCTTCCTGCCCCCATGCCCATCATCCTCGGCCACGAGGGCTCGGGCGTTGTTGAGGAAGTGGGACCCGGCGTGACCTCCCTCAAAAAGGGCGACCACGTGGTTTCCGTCTGGCGCTACTCGTGCGGCCACTGCGAGTACTGCATCACCGCCCGGCCCGCCCTTTGCGGCGATGGATGGAAGATGCGGAGCGAAGGCGTACTCAGCGACGGCACCCGCCGCTTCAGACAAGGCAAGAGTGAGATCTCCCACCACCTCGGGGTGTCCACCTTCAGCGAATACTCGGTCATGTCCGAAAAATCGGCCCTGAAGATCCGCGAAGACATGCCCCTCGACAAGGCGGCGGTCGTGAGCTGCGCCGTGATCACGGGCGTCGGCGCTGTGCTCAACGGCGCAAATATCCGGCCCGGGGAGAGCATCGCCATCTTCGGCGCGGGCGGCATCGGCCTCAACGCCGTCCAAGGCGCCCTTCTCGCCGGCGCCGAACCCATCATCGCCGTGGACCTGATGCAGAACAAACTCGAGATGGCCAAGAAGTTCGGCGCCACCCACCTGATCAACGCCTCGGACGAGGACCCCATCAAGCGCATCCGCGAGATCACCGGCGGGAAAGGCGTCCACTGCGCCATCGAGGCCATCGGCATCCCCGAGGTCACGGCCCAGGCGTTCGAGAGCCTTCGCTCCGGCGGAACCGCCGTTATGATCGGCATCACCAGCCCCACCTCGAAAACCGCGATTCCCACCCTCTCTCTCGTGACGCAGGAGAAGAAGCTCGTGGGCTCGATTTACGGCTCCTCGGTTCCGCGCTTCATGGTCCCGCGCCTCATCGAACTCTACATGGCCGGGAAACTGAATCTCGACGACCTGCTCACCCGCTCCTATCCGCTGGACCAGATCAACGAG